One Rhea pennata isolate bPtePen1 chromosome 15, bPtePen1.pri, whole genome shotgun sequence genomic window, TGTTGTTGTATTGTTCAAGATGATGACCATCGAGTGGCTTTTACAAGTATTGCAGAGCTTTTCCGCACCTACTTTTCAgtaagatggattttttttatgtgcttttccatttttgagTAAAACTGAATTTCCAAGTACTGTAACACATTTACATGTACATTTGTTCAACAAGAGTTCACTGCTGCCTTGTGCTTTAAAATCAGGTTTTGAATGTGCAAATTTAATAGTTAAAGGTGGTTCCCTTATACCACactcccttttaaaaaaagtttcccCCCTTTCACAAGCGTGAAGGGCTTTgagaaaatggcatttcttCTTAGGCAAGCGTCAGGAGAATAAGGgtaagtttctttttctcagtatgTGAAGATACAGAAGTTTTCCTTACTGACTGCGAATAGAGTCATACCAGTAGCAAAGAACATGCAGAAGTTGCTTTGGGGGAACAGCAGAAAACCTATACCTCACTGAAGGCTGTACCATGTTGATTTAGCTCAAACTTACCTCAGCTACTGCTTGAGCCACCAAAGTTCTGTGTTGACACTGAGATCTGTTTATGATTTCAAAACTACTAGTTCTTGTTTATTAAATGGTGTTTGTGCATGCTAATTTACAGCTTCTGCCTACTCAGTGGCTTGTAGGATAAAGGGAGTCAATCTTATGAGGTGATGGTTGTCCCAGATACTTGAGAAAAAGCCCTTCAGCCCTCTCATTTGTGAAATCCTTTTTAGTTGTTCTCTGTATTTAAGGAATAATAATAGCTATATAATATAGAGAACTTGAGCTTTTTACATGGTGGTGTAGAGCAATGATAAGCAGTGTCTAGATCATTATTTGCTATAGGACTGAACTGGTCCATcaaagagttttttttgttaagtGATGAAATTCATGTATAGAATTGTCATCAGTCTTATTTGAAGACAACATTCCATATGTACAAAAGGATGGTTTAGATAGTGATGTGACCTGTTTCTCtgattaaacattttcttctgagtGACATGTATTtaagtaaactgaaaaaatatttctagaattCCTTGTGCATTTTCTTATGATACAATCTTGCTGTGTTGGGTTGTGTGGGATTTTTAAGcactctcatttctttttataggaCACTGATCTGGTGCCAAGTGATATAGCAGCTGGTTTGACTCTTCTCCATCAAGAGCAAGACAAAATGGAAAGTTGCCCAAAAGAACCTGAAGAAATCTTATGTTGTTCTCCATCATCTCCTGTGGTAAGATAGGATTGTTGTAGCCACTGGCGCATCTCCTCTAAGAGAGCATGTTGGATCTAAGTGAGGTGTAGTTCTTTATACAAATGCCTTTTAGACAAAATTAAACACCATTATTATTCACagtttaaattataaataagtAAAGTAAAAACATGTTGACAGTATGCAGACAGAAGCATGCATCTCCTTTTGCATAAGTACAGCTTAAGAGTGAATAATTAGAAGTTGATGATGAATCCAAATTGACACAAATTTTGAAGAGGTTAAGAGCAGGATTTTTcagtattctgaaaaaaaataaagtttgctgTAAATATCTGGACAAggtaagaaacaaaaatagcagCTTTTAATTGCTTGCAGATGAAGAGTTACAGTTTGCTAATTGATCTTTACTAATTTCCTGTAttagaatgtcttttttttaattattttatcttcttttgttctgtgtttaaTAAAAGTATGTAATTCTGCTTCATCCAGAGTATCTAGTAAATAAGCGCATTTCTACGGAATTGCTTTTGTATCTATCCAGTAAGAGGTTGTGCGAAAAAAGTTCCCAACAGAGAGATCTCCTACAGCTCTTTAGCCATTCCTTTGACATCCCTaagtaacttatttttcagtattgaGCTTATCAGTGCGTatatatcagaaaaaataatgtaatgagAGCTTTTCAGGTTTCTTGAGTTCTGTTGCTAtgtaaataaacttttttttttttcctggaatatgACAGGCTATTTTTAGTGTATATTTAACCTTGAGGTTTTCTTCTTGGATAGGATTTATTTCAAGAAGCCTTAATTTTCAGCAGTTTGTGTTGAGGTTTTATTCTGGGGCTGCCttaccatttttcttcctctgtctttcctcctctttccttgtgtCTTTTCAGACTGATGATTTGGATATTGAACTGGAGAATGCTGCTCACTACATGCGGTTTGCTGCCGCTGCCTATGGCTGGCCCTACTACATATACACCAACCCATTTACTGCACTCTGTAAGCTCAATGGTGATTGGTAGGTTGGATCAAGATCTTAAAAATGTAcagcttcctttttcttaagaaatgttATACACGTAAATTAGTTTCAATAgccacatttttgtttcattatgtCACTCATGAGAGTACATGAGCTTGACATGAGTTGTCTTCCATGAactcagcagaaacaaaatttcaagGACTCTCCCCACCCTCAGAGACAGATTAGCTTTTgtcttttaagaaaagtttgCAAATGAGATAAAGAAGGTGCTTGACCTTCATTCAGTCTGAACCAATAAAATTCATTCAGCAAAATGCCAAGAATTGGAATTAAATCAAACACAGTTTAAAATTAGGCTTTTGGGGAAATCTGTTGACAGTCCTCTATCTTAAAGaaattggaaaatgttttgtgttgCTCCAGcctccattttctttgcttttcctcatcCAACTTCCCCAACCTTCAGAGTCAACATTCagtcaaaaagaaatttttacaGTCAATATTGAAATATACATAAATCTGCCTAAGTTTACCATATATTTAAGTGACCACTCAAGTCTGTGATTATAACTTATAACTATAAATGATTATTTCTAAATTAGTAACCTACTCAAATATTAACGACttggaaaaactgaaatttcacaTAATATAGTGGATAAAACATTAGATAAGCTTGCCATACAGAATTTAAActtcctttttgcttgtttgtattttctatcATTGGCTTGTAGTcttaataattttttctttattgcttgTTTGCTCTACGATAGTCCTGTAGCAATGGCGTGTTTGCCACTCCTTGAACTGAAAATGTATGGTGTATTCCTCAGACAAAATCATGTTTGAGGGCAGAGGTGACATCTTTTATCAGATTACTAGTATGATTCCAAAAAATCAGATGAACTTTTGACTCCTGGCAGAAATCCTTCTGCAGATTTAACTGAGTTTGATTCCTGAAAGGAAACTTAAAAATTTTGAACATgaaagtttttctcttctgtgtttgttAGTTGCGGAAATAGACCAACAGATTCTGATATAACTGGCAGTGATCGTCATAACTTTCACTTTGGATCCATCCTAAAAATAACAGGACTGCAGTACAGAGACTTCATTCATATCAGTTTTCATAACAAGGTAAACAATGTGAACAGGCATTCAGCAAAAAAACATAGTTATTAAGTCAGTGAAAGCAAGGGGTGAAGATTCTAGTTTGCATCTACCATTTATAAGTagaagatgcaaaagaaaaaaagaaaaaaaaacatctcctGAAACATACATTCTTCGGttctgtggtgttttttttttttttaatctaaagaaACAGTCACAAAGCTATTGACAAAGATCTGTCTCAGTATTGCAATGAGAGCACTTAACCACAAGCTGAGGAAGTAAGTcagattattttcatattttcataatcAATAAATAGACCTCAGTAAGAAAGCTTTCAGAAGGTGAGAACAAATGTTTACTTTTACAAAAACCTAATATCTGTactgaatactttttttccctccagatcTATGAGATTccattttttgttgctttggaTCACAAAAAAGAAGCTATTGTGGTTGCAGTAAGAGGAACCTTGTCTTTCGAGGTATCATCCATCTGATGTATAGCTGGCTCTATAGAAATGGATAAACTCCTAGTATCGAGAGGAAGCTGTATTATGTTGTAAAACAACTCATGGGATGAGTCCTCTAGGCTTAAGTAGTATGCTTCTGTGTCTTTGGATGGATAGTATTTGCTGTGCCACTGGAAGAAACTGCTGAAAGAAGGAGAGTAattgatttctgttttgctgtgagGGAAGGTGCATTTATAGTGTGTGTTTGCAGCTtggcaggagctgcagaaaacagaattgaTTGCTTATTATGGTTGTTTTACGGTGGGTCATATTTTGTTGCTAAAAAACTTAGAAGTCCGATTGATGATGTCTCTATGACAATGTTAAGAAGTATAGTGGGACCCATGAGTTATGAAGGCCTGCAGAGAGGTCTGATAAAGTCTGTCTTGTTTACAGGACATTCTCACTGATCTGTCAGCAGATTGTGAAGACTTAACACTGGAGGATGTTCTAGAAAACGGCTTTGTACATAAGGTGTGTGCAGTCCGTAGCGCTCGGAATTTATCTTTGCAGTAATAAAACTGATTTAACATCCAGGGTCTTTCAGTTATACAGGAAGAGTATTTTTGCAAGATGGATTACACAAAATATTCCAGTTGGCTTGATTGTTACATCAAATACTGCCTCTGACACTGCAAAGTGGAAGCTGTAATCCTGCTGTCTGACTCCGTGTCTTTATTTAAAGTATTCCAAAAGAATTTTAGCAGTTATATACAATACCACTTGGTTATACCTAGACCTCTGACAGGAGCAGGTTAAAAGAGAATatcatttctgcaaaaagaagtTGTTCTGTGGTAGCATTGTATTTAAAGTACACATGCATCACACTTCAGGTTAGATACTAACCTTGTTTTCTAACTGAACATGCTGTTTTCTAGGGAATAACCCAAGCTGCGAATTACATCTATCAAAAGATAATAAATGATGGAATTTTAAACCAGGCTTTCACAATTGCTCCGGTAAGCTaccttcaaaattatttattttgccagaAAAATTATCCAGAGGCTTTTTGGTGTCTatgtttcagtcttttctttctgtcttcaggaATATAAACTTGTGATAGTTGGTCACAGTTTAGGTGGTGGAACAGCTTCCATACTGGCCATCATGCTCAGGAACTCTTTCCCAACATTAAAATGCTATGCCTTTTCTCCTCCAGGAGGGCTTTTAAGGTAAATATGATAGTTCTGTTATTTGGTTCCATGTCGAAGATGAAAAAATCTTATAGTTGACAAATACATCAGAGATTAGTTTGGCAGTTGTTTTGTGGTAAGCCTGTTCCCTTATTTTCGTTTTTacacaaaacaaattaatgttATGCATTATCCATAATGACTGTAGAGTTTGGCTTTTTAGCTGGCTCAGATATTTTTAGGCTGTGTTTATAAGTTCTCCACTAAATTTGCTCCATCTTGAGTTACAATCAAGTTCCACAGGAAATATTGAgtaatggaatatttttagtGAGTTCTGCTGTATAATATAATTACAGTTTCAAATAAATGTTACAGTCACCTGACTAGTCTACTTTGACCTGTTTGACATCTGTATGTGCAAGAGACCATTAAAATCTGCAGTGAAATTACTCTGTCCTCTGTAGCAAGTTGCTCTGAAAGCCTACTAaatgactgaaaacaaatttttatgaTTGTTAACcttctataaaaatataacttaaGATGTGCATATATTTTAGTGTGTCTAAagtgtgtctttttttaagcaaatcaCTTGCAGATTACACTAAGCACTTCATTGTTTCAATTATTGTCGGAAAGGACCTTGTTGCAAGGtgagatgaaaatattttttaattgttttttcagAGATGAGTTAAATAGATTGCAGAGATAGGaggcttttctttattttatttgtgtttaaacAGGCTAAGTATGCCCAACATGGAAGATTTAAAGAGGAGAATAGTGAGAATCGTGGCAAACTGTAACAGACCTAAGGTAACTAAATGCAGTGAATGGTTAATAGTGGAATTGTCAGCTGGATTAAGCACAGGTTTAGTGAAATGACAATTGGCatgtgtatttttgcttttaatgaagaGAATTAGAGTTGTGTTCTGGAACACAAgtgtttttaattcagtgacATTGGTATTAGTCTCTTACCCTATAAGCTGTCTTGCTGGAAATGAAGATCCAAAAAGACTGGAAGATACTTGTGCACAGCATCCAAGAACTGAAATGCTCTGTTTGCTAGTTTTGCTGTTAAactattcaaaaaaataaaatcaaaaaaccaaaacagttGAAATGGTGAAAGATCAGTAGGattacttattttcattaataatcATTTAGTATCTGTAAGTAAACTAATTAGTGGTTTTATTTGAATTTAACCTTtagtattcatttaaaaagcaaatgtgtCTCAGCTTTGTTGTTGAAATGCTTACCTCTTCTTTTTACTGTTAGTGAGAAGCACCATTCTGAAAAGTGCTAGAACAATGCGTTGTCAGGCAAAATGTTACTGAAGTTACAGAGAAGTGgtttaaagatttaaaactgCTGTCTCTGAATACCTGAAGCTGCAGATCTACTGTACCAAGACTTCCATGTAGTCCCAGGATCAGCAGCCCTATAGCAGGAACTGGTGACATTGTAAATACAGAATTAGGTGATTGACAATTAAAagttagtgattttttttccctagcctTACTGATGGCTTGAGTTAGATATTGGTAAGATATGTTACTGTGGGAAAAGGTGAAATGGGGGGGTATCTGCTacagtcatttttcatttttaattgtagtTTCAGATGGTGTGAGTGCAAGCATACAACTAGAATAAATGAGTTGAAGAGATGCCAAGTTTtaatttgcctgtttttctttctgaattcagTACCAGATTCTACTGCGTGGGTGTTGGTATGAAGTATTTGGAGGAGATCCAGATAATTTCCCAACTGAGCTGGATGGTAGAAACCAAGATGACCTAACCCAGCCTCTTTTAGCAGAAGAGAGTTTAATGGTTCATCGGTCACCTTCATACAACGCCCTCGAGGATGAATCACGCTTAAATTCACCACCTCAGTATCCTCATCTGTATCTTCCTGGAAAGATTATCCATATTGTAGAAGAATGCAGCTCTAAGAGGtatgtgaaaataatgaataacaTTGTCCTGTTTTCCTGAAATCTACTTCAAGTCCCTTCTCACTTTCAAAAGTACCTGTTTCCAATTCTGCTTGTCATCTGTGTCTCTTATCTCATCTTTTGGTTCTTGCACATTAGGCAACTTCTCTCTGGCCTCCCTGCTTCTTTATGCGTCATTTCAAGTCCTTGAAAACTGCTTCGGTATATGTGTGTAATCATTTATTTGCCGTATGCTGCATGTGTTAATATGGTATCATTGAACAGTACACTGCTAAGTTCAGGTTTAGCATGCTGCAGTTCCTGTATGTGATCTTGCAGTTTTAGATCCCACTAGTAGTGGGGTGATAATGAAACACTTGTTTACTCGGTAGTCATAAGCATACCAGCGATGATAAAGATAGATAGGCAAAATTTTGCTTATACTTGCTGAGCCAGAGTGGAGAGGTCCAGTTATCCCAATATCCAGCTTAACTATGCAGATTGAAGTCTCTTGTCCTTTTCTTGCTTCTATTTAGTGGAAGCAAGACAATTGAgacaaagagaacagaaaagctgaaactACTGGAAGGGTGTGGGTGGGTTTGTGTtatttctgttatgtttttttttttttgtttgtttgtttgtttttttttaacaaaatgatcTGAAACTGCTCACAGGCTAGACAGGTACTTCCCTATGATAacctttctcatttctttctgaaacaagaATAAAAGCATCTGGAACTTACAGAAGCCCAGATGTAAATGACAGATGCTCTTATTTCAGCTACAAAGAGGGTAGAAAAGAGCTAGATgataaatccatttttttccctctcttttagCAGACTGATAATTACTTTGTTTAAGCTTCACTTCATCCTTTTAATActtaaatagtttttaaaattaggGTACTTCTAATACCAGAAAACCACCAGATTTTCTTGATCGATGCACTTACATATTAACAGCCTACTCTTCATTTACTCCTAAGCAGAGCAGttaatcttactttttttcttacttacaGTATAACATAGGATCCCCCCATCATTTACTatgttctgtaaaataaaatcctaactGCATAGTTTCTGCAgcattaaatcttttttttttcctgctgactctgaaaaagttttaattGCTCCTCTGGAAAGGGTCAGACACCTCCAGGTTGTAGAGCCCCACAGGAAAGCCATTCCAGGCTTGACACTTagcatcatagaatcatagaatcggtaggggtggaagggacctctggagatcatccagtccaacctccccactcagcagtgtcacctagagcatgttagacagggctgcatccaggtgggccttgaagaccgccagagaaggagactccacaacctctctgggcgacctgttccagtgctccgtcactctcacagtgacgaaattccccctcacattcaggtggaacttcctgcgcttcaatttctgcccattgcctcttgtcctgtcacatgggacaaatggaaagagtttgtccccgtccccttaATCAGTTGAGACAGTCTGAAAGTTTTTGTACTGTTTGTCTGTTTTAGGTTTTGCTCTTCAGATATTAAATACACTGCAAGCTGGTCAAAAGAGACAGTcttcagcagcattttaatAAGTCCCAAGATGATAACAGACCACATGCCAGATGTTGTGCTCAAAGCACTGAACAGTTTGGCTCAGGAACATGGCGCTTGTATTTCTTGTCAAACACGGGACTTTAACACCAACATAGTATAACCATAATGTAAGAAAGATGagcagctgtgtgtgtgtgtgtggggggggggggggggagggggttgggggagggtgtttttttttgtttgtttttttgtttttttccttttattttaatgcaggtttcaaatagttttttttgtttgtttgtttgtttgttttttttggggggggggctctcTCCTCATATTGCTTAAAACAAGCAGAGCTTCTCCTTGCATACTAGTATGCTGGTTAAAGCAGCTATTCTGCATTTATATAGAAGGTGTcccgttcccccccccccccccaaaaaaaaaaaaaaaaaaaaaaaaaacacaacacacaGAACAGCAGGGCACATTCTAGCCTCCTCATGTGCATTACTGCATCATGTGAGCACGGGGGAGTCAATGGACAATGCGTCTGAAACAGGTGAGCGGAGAGCCTGGCCCGTTGGTTAGGCAGTGCACtgtaagactttttttattttctgttttttttctttaaaaaataaagtcccGTTCCAGTTCTGCTTCTTAGTCACTTAACTTCATTGTTGCAGCTTCGTAGCCTATTACATACCTTTGCAAAGCCTAGACTTCTTTGCATGAAAGGTGctgaagtgaaaacaaaagGGCAGCGCTTGAGCTAGCTGCGCCCTCAGTCTTCTACCAGCAGAAAGCGGTAAGCAAACGCTTGTGCTCGTCTGGCACGTGCGAGCACGACGGCAGGCCTCCCCTGGGTTTTATCAGGCAGTTCTTATTGCACTATTTTTCTTACAGACCTTGGTAGCAGCCCTAGGGTAAttcctggtggtggtggcagtgaGGGCTGTGTTTAAATGCTGCTTGGGATATAAATGTGCAATATTCTTTATCTACCTGGGATTTGTATTTGCTGACACACCTGACTGCTGTTATTAATTTTAATCTGACGTAACTGATAACTATTTATGATGGTTAATGAGATTAATTTTTCATGCCCTGTGTTTATTGGTTGTAGTCATTAGTTCTAGCTGTGACtaatgaaaatactaatttataACTCTGCCAGCAATTTAAAGTCATTTGTATGATAGacctgatgaaaaaaatgtaatggcTTGTTTCTAGCATGACTtctgaacaaaaaaattttaaatctcaaactcctttaattaaaaaaaaaactaaaaataagaaacaatatGATGTGGTTGAGAATAATTAACTGTAGATGTTCATACTATGATACAaagtggagagaaaataaaatgtactctTAAAAATTTATCTTATTCTGGGTGTGAGGCAAAAGTTAATAGCTTATAGCTGTTCAAGTGGCTGGATGCCATGGAGGAAGGTAAGTCAACAACTCTTTTACAAATAGTACATTTGTTCTTTACAAACCTTTAAGCCAtgcaacattttcctttataCAGTTATAACTTTGTCATTTGCACATAGAAACAATCAGTCTGTGatctgcattcattttttctcctggTTGTCAAGAAtctttgaaatgcagcagcagctagTAACAACTCAAACAATAACACACACAGGCCTACAACAAAATGCTGCCAGATACTGCATTAATGCTGGTTCTTAACATTAAGGCATTTCTGAAAGAGCCTGTGGTTAGCGCACACGTCCCTGGGCGACCTCTGCCAAGCTGCTGTTGGCACAAGGAGAATGCTTAGTCACAGACCTTAGAAAAGTGAGATTAGAACACTTGCTCAGAAACTCAAACACTACCACACATTGATTCAAGGATTTATTAAGTCTTACATGCAAAACATACTGCTAATTGCATTAGCAAAAGATCAATGTAAAAACTTCACAATTTTGCAACTCcatttttaagttttgctttAGTGGTTGAAAGGGTGTAGTTCAACATCGTATTCCTGCCAGTGTTTAGGATGTACAGAACATTAGCACTAACTTACAGAACCTCACAGACCCACGTTACCGTTACTCAATCTATGATGCACATGTACATGTAGGTGACAAAGAACACTTGTCTGCATTAGT contains:
- the DAGLB gene encoding diacylglycerol lipase-beta isoform X2, with translation MPGMVVFGRRWAIGSDDFVLPGAFELFVRVVWWIGILVLYTVHKGQFDCTGGGLLHSYLLVLLILLAAIICALSAIVCISMRGTISNPGPRKSLPKLLYTRLLLYLPEFIWAVVGAVWVSDSSVHCEKTVMNVVFGTVVASWIIIIFTIVGVIIVFDPLGGKKTVYLTDGVNRNLESSQSGQLLYNVKNTATRVWEKRIRLLCCCIVQDDDHRVAFTSIAELFRTYFSDTDLVPSDIAAGLTLLHQEQDKMESCPKEPEEILCCSPSSPVTDDLDIELENAAHYMRFAAAAYGWPYYIYTNPFTALCKLNGDCCGNRPTDSDITGSDRHNFHFGSILKITGLQYRDFIHISFHNKIYEIPFFVALDHKKEAIVVAVRGTLSFEDILTDLSADCEDLTLEDVLENGFVHKGITQAANYIYQKIINDGILNQAFTIAPEYKLVIVGHSLGGGTASILAIMLRNSFPTLKCYAFSPPGGLLRLSMPNMEDLKRRIVRIVANCNRPKYQILLRGCWYEVFGGDPDNFPTELDGRNQDDLTQPLLAEESLMVHRSPSYNALEDESRLNSPPQYPHLYLPGKIIHIVEECSSKRFCSSDIKYTASWSKETVFSSILISPKMITDHMPDVVLKALNSLAQEHGACISCQTRDFNTNIV
- the DAGLB gene encoding diacylglycerol lipase-beta isoform X1, translated to MPGMVVFGRRWAIGSDDFVLPGAFELFVRVVWWIGILVLYTVHKGQFDCTGGGLLHSYLLVLLILLAAIICALSAIVCISMRGTISNPGPRKSLPKLLYTRLLLYLPEFIWAVVGAVWVSDSSVHCEKTVMNVVFGTVVASWIIIIFTIVGVIIVFDPLGGKKTVYLTDGVNRNLESSQSGQLLYNVKNTATRVWEKRIRLLCCCIVQDDDHRVAFTSIAELFRTYFSDTDLVPSDIAAGLTLLHQEQDKMESCPKEPEEILCCSPSSPVTDDLDIELENAAHYMRFAAAAYGWPYYIYTNPFTALCKLNGDCCGNRPTDSDITGSDRHNFHFGSILKITGLQYRDFIHISFHNKIYEIPFFVALDHKKEAIVVAVRGTLSFEDILTDLSADCEDLTLEDVLENGFVHKGITQAANYIYQKIINDGILNQAFTIAPEYKLVIVGHSLGGGTASILAIMLRNSFPTLKCYAFSPPGGLLSKSLADYTKHFIVSIIVGKDLVARLSMPNMEDLKRRIVRIVANCNRPKYQILLRGCWYEVFGGDPDNFPTELDGRNQDDLTQPLLAEESLMVHRSPSYNALEDESRLNSPPQYPHLYLPGKIIHIVEECSSKRFCSSDIKYTASWSKETVFSSILISPKMITDHMPDVVLKALNSLAQEHGACISCQTRDFNTNIV
- the DAGLB gene encoding diacylglycerol lipase-beta isoform X3 translates to MPGMVVFGRRWAIGSDDFVLPGAFELFVRVVWWIGILVLYTVHKGQFDCTGGGLLHSYLLVLLILLAAIICALSAIVCISMRGTISNPGPRKSLPKLLYTRLLLYLPEFIWAVVGAVWVSDSSVHCEKTVMNVVFGTVVASWIIIIFTIVGVIIVFDPLGGKKTVYLTDGVNRNLESSQSGQLLYNVKNTATRVWEKRIRLLCCCIVQDDDHRVAFTSIAELFRTYFSDTDLVPSDIAAGLTLLHQEQDKMESCPKEPEEILCCSPSSPVTDDLDIELENAAHYMRFAAAAYGWPYYIYTNPFTALCKLNGDCCGNRPTDSDITGSDRHNFHFGSILKITGLQYRDFIHISFHNKIYEIPFFVALDHKKEAIVVAVRGTLSFEDILTDLSADCEDLTLEDVLENGFVHKGITQAANYIYQKIINDGILNQAFTIAPEYKLVIVGHSLGGGTASILAIMLRNSFPTLKCYAFSPPGGLLSKSLADYTKHFIVSIIVGKDLVARLSMPNMEDLKRRIVRIVANCNRPKYQILLRGCWYEVFGGDPDNFPTELDGRNQDDLTQPLLAEESLMVHRSPSYNALEDESRLNSPPQYPHLYLPGKIIHIVEECSSKRQLLSGLPASLCVISSP
- the DAGLB gene encoding diacylglycerol lipase-beta isoform X4 translates to MCIICYCMHQYASWIIIIFTIVGVIIVFDPLGGKKTVYLTDGVNRNLESSQSGQLLYNVKNTATRVWEKRIRLLCCCIVQDDDHRVAFTSIAELFRTYFSDTDLVPSDIAAGLTLLHQEQDKMESCPKEPEEILCCSPSSPVTDDLDIELENAAHYMRFAAAAYGWPYYIYTNPFTALCKLNGDCCGNRPTDSDITGSDRHNFHFGSILKITGLQYRDFIHISFHNKIYEIPFFVALDHKKEAIVVAVRGTLSFEDILTDLSADCEDLTLEDVLENGFVHKGITQAANYIYQKIINDGILNQAFTIAPEYKLVIVGHSLGGGTASILAIMLRNSFPTLKCYAFSPPGGLLSKSLADYTKHFIVSIIVGKDLVARLSMPNMEDLKRRIVRIVANCNRPKYQILLRGCWYEVFGGDPDNFPTELDGRNQDDLTQPLLAEESLMVHRSPSYNALEDESRLNSPPQYPHLYLPGKIIHIVEECSSKRFCSSDIKYTASWSKETVFSSILISPKMITDHMPDVVLKALNSLAQEHGACISCQTRDFNTNIV